One part of the Candidatus Omnitrophota bacterium genome encodes these proteins:
- a CDS encoding SagB/ThcOx family dehydrogenase, whose product MKIKLPRPRIGGGMSLSENLNKRKSWRSFDSRALKLEDVSQILWSGGGKKVDAVTGATRVYPSAGATYPLELYLVVGENGVEGLAEGIYLYLWQEHSIEKILGSDVRKNLANACLGQSFIAEAPISVVVLAEYERTTAHYGKRGVQYVHLEAGNITQNLHLVAEELDLGTVIVGAFSDAVVKKVLEIPRNLEPLAIMPIGYKK is encoded by the coding sequence ATGAAAATAAAACTGCCCAGACCAAGAATTGGGGGAGGGATGAGTTTGTCGGAGAATTTAAATAAAAGGAAATCTTGGCGAAGTTTTGATTCACGAGCTTTAAAATTGGAAGATGTCTCCCAGATTCTTTGGTCAGGAGGAGGGAAGAAAGTAGATGCAGTAACGGGAGCAACAAGGGTTTATCCCTCGGCAGGAGCCACTTATCCTTTAGAGCTTTATTTGGTGGTAGGGGAGAATGGAGTCGAAGGACTTGCTGAGGGAATTTATTTATATCTCTGGCAAGAACACAGCATAGAGAAAATTTTAGGAAGCGATGTGCGGAAAAATCTTGCAAATGCATGTTTGGGACAAAGTTTTATTGCTGAGGCACCTATTTCTGTGGTTGTTTTAGCTGAATATGAGAGAACCACTGCTCACTATGGAAAGAGAGGTGTTCAATATGTGCATCTGGAAGCAGGGAACATTACTCAAAATTTACATTTAGTAGCGGAGGAGTTGGACTTAGGAACAGTAATCGTCGGAGCTTTCTCGGATGCAGTGGTAAAAAAAGTTTTGGAGATTCCTAGGAATTTGGAACCTTTGGCAATAATGCCCATAGGATATAAGAAGTAA
- a CDS encoding flavin reductase family protein, with amino-acid sequence MQNNDSKFKKVEIPLKRANRLINHGPVVLVTSKYKDKTNIVTLAWTTPVSHNPPLVAICIHQNHFSHGLIKESKEFVINVPDEGLIEKVHRCGTVSGREIDKFKEFGLTPLKAEKVAPPLIKECFAHLECRVVDIYSRGDHSIILGEVLCAQIKEGLFKEVLDIEHIKTLHHLGANFYTTTDGVKKV; translated from the coding sequence ATGCAAAATAATGATTCAAAATTTAAAAAGGTAGAGATTCCTCTGAAACGGGCGAATCGCCTAATTAACCATGGACCAGTAGTTTTGGTTACTTCAAAATATAAAGATAAAACAAATATTGTTACCTTAGCTTGGACTACTCCTGTTTCCCACAATCCTCCGTTAGTGGCTATCTGTATTCATCAAAATCACTTCTCCCACGGACTAATTAAGGAATCTAAGGAATTTGTAATTAATGTTCCCGATGAAGGTTTAATAGAAAAAGTTCATAGATGTGGGACAGTTTCTGGTAGGGAGATAGATAAATTTAAGGAATTTGGGCTTACTCCTCTTAAAGCAGAAAAGGTTGCTCCACCGTTAATAAAGGAATGTTTTGCCCATTTGGAATGCAGGGTTGTGGATATCTATTCTAGAGGGGACCATTCTATAATTTTAGGAGAAGTCCTTTGCGCTCAGATAAAAGAAGGTTTGTTTAAGGAAGTTTTAGATATTGAGCATATTAAAACCCTTCACCATTTGGGAGCAAATTTTTATACGACCACTGATGGGGTGAAGAAGGTATAG
- the mutL gene encoding DNA mismatch repair endonuclease MutL, with translation MHKKIVILPQEVVNKIAAGEVVERPASVVKELVENSLDAEASLIEVEIKEAGKKFIRVTDNGIGMSRQDALLCTKSHATSKISSIEDLERIFTLGFRGEALSSIASVSLMRVVTKNEEEDLGIELEIEGGEIKAKREVSVRRGTSIAVRNLFYNTPARKKFLKSSATELAHIIHILEQFALAYPEVNFRLIHQEKELFNFLPQESLKERIKEVLGKELADSLLEVEFKDKELEITGFVSKPEFFRFDRYGQFLFVNRRAVTNKSFSHALSSVYQELLPKERFPVAIIFLEIAPKLLDVNVHPTKREVRFQNEGIIHDSLVKAIKEALTNSSLILELKEKFYSSFQDKAEEIIPPLVKESFSPREINLVSSDTPFIHKLPFLQIANLYIVISDDEGILIIDQHAASERIIFGILSEKEKPIETQNLLIPEIIDLAVREAEILKENLDKFKEIGFEIEEFGRNSFQVRKIPTIISRSPRELILEIISEIYKDESKIMKLEKEKLLSLIACHSAVRRGDVLGELQISRLIQDLKSTKFPWTCPHGRPTMIRLNWEELQRMFKR, from the coding sequence ATGCATAAAAAAATAGTTATTCTTCCTCAAGAAGTTGTCAATAAAATTGCTGCCGGAGAAGTGGTAGAAAGGCCGGCATCAGTTGTGAAAGAACTGGTAGAAAATTCTTTAGATGCAGAAGCAAGCCTCATTGAGGTAGAAATAAAAGAGGCAGGAAAAAAGTTCATTAGAGTTACGGATAATGGGATAGGAATGAGTCGCCAAGATGCTTTACTCTGCACAAAGTCTCACGCTACCAGTAAAATTTCCTCCATTGAGGATTTGGAAAGAATCTTTACTCTTGGCTTTCGGGGGGAAGCCCTTTCTTCCATTGCCAGCGTTTCCTTAATGCGCGTAGTTACAAAAAATGAAGAAGAAGATTTAGGGATAGAATTAGAGATTGAGGGTGGAGAGATTAAGGCCAAAAGAGAAGTAAGTGTTAGAAGGGGGACGAGCATAGCAGTAAGGAACCTTTTTTATAACACCCCTGCCCGTAAAAAATTCTTAAAATCATCTGCTACCGAATTAGCACATATCATTCATATCTTAGAACAGTTTGCTTTGGCTTATCCGGAGGTTAATTTTCGTTTAATCCATCAAGAAAAAGAACTGTTTAATTTTTTGCCTCAAGAGAGTTTAAAAGAGAGGATAAAAGAAGTTTTGGGTAAAGAATTAGCAGACAGTCTCTTGGAAGTAGAATTTAAGGATAAGGAGTTAGAAATTACTGGTTTTGTGAGTAAACCAGAATTTTTTCGGTTTGACCGTTATGGACAATTTCTTTTTGTGAATAGAAGGGCGGTGACGAATAAATCTTTTTCTCATGCGTTATCCAGCGTCTATCAGGAATTGCTTCCTAAGGAACGTTTTCCGGTGGCTATAATTTTCTTAGAAATAGCACCAAAGTTATTAGATGTCAATGTTCATCCTACTAAAAGAGAAGTCCGTTTTCAAAATGAAGGGATAATCCATGATTCACTGGTTAAGGCAATAAAAGAGGCACTTACCAATAGTTCTCTAATCCTTGAGCTTAAAGAAAAATTCTACTCTTCATTTCAAGATAAGGCTGAAGAAATAATTCCTCCCTTAGTAAAAGAAAGTTTTTCTCCACGCGAGATAAATTTAGTTAGTTCCGATACTCCTTTTATCCATAAGTTACCCTTTTTACAGATTGCCAATCTTTATATAGTTATTTCCGATGATGAGGGAATTTTAATCATTGACCAACACGCTGCCAGCGAAAGGATTATTTTTGGTATTTTGTCAGAAAAGGAAAAGCCCATAGAGACGCAAAACCTTTTAATTCCCGAGATAATTGACTTAGCAGTGCGGGAAGCAGAGATTTTGAAAGAAAATCTGGATAAATTTAAAGAAATTGGTTTTGAAATTGAAGAATTCGGAAGGAATAGTTTTCAGGTTAGAAAAATTCCTACAATTATTTCCCGTTCCCCACGAGAGCTGATTTTAGAAATCATCTCCGAAATTTATAAGGACGAGTCTAAAATTATGAAGCTTGAGAAAGAGAAATTGCTGAGTTTAATTGCCTGTCACTCCGCAGTTAGAAGAGGAGATGTTTTGGGAGAGTTGCAGATTTCTCGTTTGATACAGGATTTAAAAAGCACAAAATTTCCTTGGACCTGTCCCCACGGAAGACCAACAATGATAAGATTAAACTGGGAGGAGTTACAGAGGATGTTCAAGAGATGA